A stretch of Apostichopus japonicus isolate 1M-3 chromosome 9, ASM3797524v1, whole genome shotgun sequence DNA encodes these proteins:
- the LOC139973275 gene encoding uncharacterized protein, with protein sequence MFRSVSYYWYRMGNQRLVWSLVVTLTISIQSSHVFAENHCASSQHGYLGKEGIISCNIDQGIDKVYWFNETDGYDYSFIRMEDGHISGSGYKSNEYNISQNGSLVIRNVQCKHQQSYQVTFQISVNESEVNLRVNFIVIDTDNSCNVTTEPQFTTSYTTETTKPGPTTSNSGSTLPSEVTSIVQSTKEEIEHSPNDKPDGSHGRKGLWFAFVGFLLTILCSICFTALCYWMHKKEKKKAP encoded by the exons gtacCGTATGGGAAATCAACGCTTGGTCTGGAGTTTAGTGGTTACACTAACTATCTCGATTCAGTCATCCCACG TGTTTGCAGAGAATCATTGCGCATCTTCCCAGCATGGCTACCTCGGAAAAGAAGGCATCATTAGTTGCAACATCGATCAAGGCATAGACAAAGTATATTGGTTTAATGAAACTGACGGCTACGACTATTCATTTATAAGAATGGAGGACGGACATATAAGTGGATCTGGttacaaaagcaatgaataCAACATATCACAAAATGGATCCCTTGTTATCAGGAATGTACAGTGCAAACATCAACAATCGTACCAAGTcacatttcaaatttctgtcaatGAATCCGAAGTCAACTTGCGTGTTAACTTTATTGTTATTG ATACTGATAATTCATGCAATGTGACCACAGAGCCCCAATTTACTACTTCATACACAACGGAAACTACCAAACCAG GTCCGACGACTTCAAACAGCGGTAGCACGTTACCAAGTGAAGTGACCAGTATTGTACAATCTACCAAAGAAG AGATCGAGCACTCACCGAATGATAAACCAg ATGGGTCACATGGTCGAAAAGGACTTTGGTTTGCTTTCGTAGGTTTCTTGTTAACAATACTTTGTTCCATTTGTTTCACTGCATTGTGTTATTGGAtgcacaagaaagaaaaaaaaaaggcgcCTTAG